The following coding sequences lie in one Benincasa hispida cultivar B227 chromosome 6, ASM972705v1, whole genome shotgun sequence genomic window:
- the LOC120079571 gene encoding basic leucine zipper 43-like, translated as MQPGEVTSLQYLIPSNLSPYATHFPMAQNNLPTMQLNEFANPLYNFQGPSQVHEFNRQPCLSSNSTSDEADEQQQSLINERKQRRMISNRESARRSRMRKQKHLDELWSQVVWLRNENHQLIDKLNQVSDCHDKVVQENAQLKEQTLELRRMITELQVNNHYPNFRELEKIPPNTPSES; from the coding sequence ATGCAGCCTGGTGAAGTCACTAGTCTCCAATATCTCATCCCCTCCAATTTATCTCCATATGCTACTCACTTTCCCATGGCACAGAACAACTTACCTACAATGCAACTTAACGAATTCGCCAATCCTTTATATAATTTCCAAGGTCCTTCTCAAGTCCATGAGTTCAATCGACAGCCGTGTTTGAGTAGCAATTCAACTTCTGATGAAGCAGATGAGCAACAGCAAAGCCTCATCAATGAGAGGAAGCAGAGAAGGATGATATCCAATAGAGAGTCTGCACGTCGATCACGTATGCGCAAACAGAAGCATTTGGATGAGCTATGGTCACAAGTGGTTTGGCTAAGGAATGAGAACCATCAGCTTATAGATAAGCTGAACCAAGTTTCAGACTGCCATGACAAGGTTGTTCAAGAAAATGCTCAACTCAAAGAGCAGACTTTGGAACTTCGTCGAATGATCACTGAACTACAGGTCAATAATCATTACCCCAACTTCAGAGAACTTGAAAAAATCCCCCCTAACACACCATCTGAGAGCTGA